A stretch of Labrus bergylta chromosome 19, fLabBer1.1, whole genome shotgun sequence DNA encodes these proteins:
- the tomm7 gene encoding mitochondrial import receptor subunit TOM7 homolog: MAKLSKETKQRLQQLFQCGQFVIRWGFIPTVLYLGFKRGADPGMPEPTVLSLLWG, encoded by the exons ATGGCTAAACTGAGCAAAGAAACCAAGCAGCGTCTACAGCAACTATTCCAGTGTGGACAGTTTGTCATCCGATGGGGTTTCATCCCAACCGTGCTGTACCTCG gttTCAAGCGAGGAGCAGATCCAGGGATGCCTGAACCCACTGTGTTGAG